Genomic window (Achromobacter sp. B7):
TTGCACCAGCAGCAGGTCGGCCACCTTGCCCTCGGCGATGACGCCGTGCTGGGTCAAGCCCATCAGGTCGTGGCCGCGCGACGTGCCCGCTATCAGCGCATCGACAGGCGTCATGCCGAATTCGACCATGTACGCCAGCTCCATGGCGTTTTCGCCGTGCAGGTTGAACGGCGTGCCCGCGTCCGTGCCCATCGCGATGCGGCCGCCGGCCTTGTAGTACATCTGGAACGATTCCCGATGGCGTTGTTCCACCGCCCGCGCCTTCTCCACCGCGTACGCCGGGATGCCGTTGTCGGCGTTGGCGATGATATTGCGCACCGCGGCGATGGTGGGCACCAGATAGGTTTCGGCTTCCAGCATTTCGCGCAGGCAATCATCGTCCATGAAGATGCCGTGTTCGATCGAATCGATGCCCGCGCGCACGGCGTTCAGAATGCCCTGGGTGCCTTGCGCATGGCTGGCCGTGCTTTTGCGAAAGCGCTTGGCTTCGTGCACGCCCGCCTTCAGTTCATCGAAGCTGTAGTGCGCGTCCATCGGGCTGACGCCGGGCGTCATGACGCCGCCGGTGGCCATGATCTTCACCAGGTCGCAGCCTGCGTGGACTTGCTCGCGCACCGCCTTGACGACGTCATCGACGCCATCCGCAACGCGGCCGATGCGGTTGCCGTGTCCGCCCGTCATGCAGATGATGCGGCCGGACGCCTTGATGGTGGGGCCGGGAAACACGCCGCGCGCAATCGCGTCGCGCACGCCAAATTCCAGGTAGTCCTTGCCGCCGCAGTCGCGCAAAGCGGTCACGCCACCGCGCAGGCTGGCCTGGGCATTTTCCAGCGCGGTCAATGTGATCTGCGCGGGGCCCTGTTTGCTGAGCAAGGCGTTGGGGTCGGCGCCGCCGGTGTAGACCAGGTGCACATGGCAGTCGGCCAGGCTGGGCATCAGCGTCATGCCGGTGGTGTTGACCTGTAGCCCCGCATAGCCTTCAAACGCGCCGGCCGGCGCCACGCGCGCCACCTGCTTGTCTTCAACCAGCACACCGTGATCGCGCAATACCTTGCCCTCGCCATCGAATACCAGGCCGCCGATAAAGAGAGTCTGTCGTGTCGCCGTCATGTCTTGCTCCGGTTGCGCTTCGCTGTCAGCCTTCGACCACATCCAGCCCCTCGCGGGACATGGTTTGCAGGCGCGGCATCAGGCCAAGCAGGTGCTGGCTGTAGGGGTGTTGCGGCTGCTGGAACAGCGTTTCGGTTTCCGCCACTTCCAGCAATTCGCCATAGCGCATCACGCCGACGCGGTCGCACATCTGGCGAATCACCGGCAGGTCGTGGCTGATGAACAGCATGGTCAGGCCCAGTTCTTCTTGCAGGTCTTTCAGCAGATTCAGGATCTGCGCCTGAATCGATACGTCCAGCGCGGACGTGGGTTCGTCGCAGATCAAAAAACGCGGGCGCGTGGCCAGCGCGCGGGCGATGCAGATGCGCTGGCGTTGGCCGCCCGAGAACTCGTGCGGAAAGCGCTCGGCGGCGCGATCGCCCAAGCCCACGACGTCCAGCAGATCCGCCACGATGCGGCGCGCTTCGGCTTCGGATGCCGCCAGCTTATGAAAGCGGATGGGCTCGGCAATGATGTCCAGCACGCGCATGCGCGGGTTCAGCGACGAAAACGGATCCTGGAAAATCATCTGGATCTGGCGCCGGAACGGGTTGAGTTGTTTCTCGCCCTTTAGCGCCGTCAGGTCGGTGCCGCCGAACGTGACCGAGCCTTCCGACGGCGTGTACAAGCCCGAGATCAACCTTGCGACCGTGGACTTGCCGGAGCCCGATTCGCCCACCAGCCCGAAGACCTCGCCTTCGCCAATGGAAAAGTTCACGCGCTTGACGGCGTCCAGCGTGCGTTGGTTGCGCTTGAGCAGCGCGCTTTTGAGCACGAAGCGCATGGACAGGTCACGCACCTGCACCAAGGGGCCATCCGTTTGCGCGCCAAAGTCGCGCCGCTGCCCCAGCCAATGCGTGGCCAGGTCCAGCGGTTGCGACGGCGTCTTGACGTCTTCGATGTAGGTGACCAGCGGAAAGCGCTTGAGCTTGATGTCCGGGCGCGGCACGGCCGATATCAGGCTGCGCGTGTAGGGATGGTCGGGGTCGCCCAGGATCTTGGCGGTGGGCCCTTGTTCGACCAGCTTGCCGTGATACAGCACCGCCACCCGATCCGTCACGTCCGCAATCACGCCCATGTCGTGCGTGATGATGATCATGCCGACCTGCTCTTCGCGGCACAGCTTCTTCAACAGCTCAAGAATCTGCGCCTGGATGGAAACGTCCAGCGCGGTCGTGGGTTCGTCGGCGATGATGACTTCGGGTTCGCAGCACAAGGCCAGCGCAATCACCACGCGCTGGCGCATGCCGCCCGAGAACTGATGCGGGTATTGCTTGACGCGCAGTTCCGGCTGGTCAATGCCGACTTGGACCAGCAGTTGCACCGCACGTTTCCTGGCTTCGGCGTGCGTCAGGTTCAGGTGCACCTGCATGGTTTCCACCAGCTGGCTTTCCACCGTTTGCAGCGGGTCCAGCGACGTCAGCGGGTCTTGGAAAATCATGCCGATGCGGCGGCCGCGCACCTTGCGCTTTTGCGCGGGCGTCAGTGTGTCGATGCGTTCACCGTTCAGCAGCACCGAGCCGCCGGCCAAACGACCGGGCGCTTCCAGCAGGCCGATCACCGCGTTGCCGATGGTGGACTTGCCCGCGCCGGACTCGCCCACCACGCCCAGGATCTCGCCTTTTTCCAGCGATAGCGATACGCCGTCCACCGCCACCAGCGTGCCACGGCGGCTGGGGAATTCGATGCGGATGTCTTCAATGTTCAACAGGGCCATGACGTCCTCAGCGCAGCTTGGGGTTGAGCGCGTCGCGCAGCCAGTCGCCCAGCAGGTTGACCGATAGCACCAGCGCCACCAGCGCAATGCCCGGAAAAATCGAGATCCACCACATGCCCGAAAACAGATAGCTGTTGCCGATACGAATCAACGTGCCCAGCGACGGCGCCGTCGGCGGCACGCCCACGCCCAGGAACGACAGCGTGGCTTCCGTGATGATGGCAATCGCCAAATGGATGGTGGCAATGACCAGCACGGGGCCCATGACGTTGGGCAGGATGTGGCGGCGCAGGATGGTGATCGGGCCGATGCCGATCAGCCGTGCCGCCTGCACATATTCCTTGTTGCGTTCGACCAGCGTGGAGCCGCGCACGGTGCGCGCGTACTGCACCCAGCCCGAGATCCCGATGGCGAAAATCAGCACGTACAGCGCCAGTTGATCGTGCATGTCGCGCGGCAAGACGCCACGCGCCACGCCGTCGATCAGCAGCGCCACCAGGATGGCGGGAAACGACAGCTGCACGTCAGCGATGCGCATGATGAAGCTGTCGACGCGGCCGCCGGCGTAACCGCTGATAAGACCCAGCGTTACGCCCAGCACCATCGAGAACAGCACCGATGCAAACCCCACCAGCAGCGACACGCGCGAGCCATACAACACGGCAGAAAGAATGTCTCGGCCCTGATCGTCAGTGCCCAGCAGGAAGTCTGGGCTACCGCCCTCTTCCCAGGCGGGCGGCGTGTTGGCGTCCATGATGGACAGCGACGCCAGGTCGAAGGGGTTGTGGGGCGCGATGATGGGCGCGAACAGCGCGCCCAGCAATATCGCCAGCGTCACGATGGCGGCGATGATGGCGCCGGGCGAGCGCTTGAAGCTGTGCCAGATATCGCTGTCGGCCGCGCGGGCAAACAGGGGAGCGATGCGAGCAATCATGTTGATTCCTTTACTTGCTCTGCACGCGCAGACGCGGGTCCACGGCGAAATACAGCAGGTCGACGACCAGGTTGATGACCACGAACATGAAGGCGATCAGCACCAGATACGCCGCCATCACCGGAATGTCCACCATGCTGATGGCCTGGATGAACAACAGCCCCATGCCGGGCCACTGGAATACGGTTTCGGTGATGATGGCGAACGCGATGATCGAGCCCAGTTGCAGGCCGGTGATCGTGATGACCGGCACCATCGTGTTCTTCAAGGCGTGGCGAAAGTTGATCAGCCGTTCGGGCAAGCCGCGCGCCCGCGCGAACTTGATGAAATCGGCGCGCAGCACTTCCAACATTTCCGCGCGCACCAGCCGCATGATCAACGTCATCTGAAACAGCGCCAGTGTGATCGCCGGCATGATCAGCGCCAGCCATCCGGACTTGGTCAGAAAGCCGGTGGTCCACCACCCCAGGCTGACCACGTCGCCCCGTCCGAAGCTGGGCAGCCATCGCAGCTGCACGCCAAAGACAAGAATGAGCAGGATGCCGATCAGGAAGGTGGGCAGCGAGATGCCGGCCAGCGACAACGCCATGAACGCCTTGGACAGCACGCCGTGGCGGCGCAGCGCGGTGTAGATGCCCATCGGAATACCCAACGCCAGCGCCATCACGGCAGACACGAACGACAGTTCCAGCGTAGCGGGCATGCGCTCTTCAAGCAGCTCGCTGACGGGGCGGCGCTGCCGGTACGAAATGCCGAAGTCGCCATGCGCGGCGTTGCCGACAAAGCGCGCAAACTGCACGACGAAGGGGTCGTCCAGGCCCAGCTGTTCGCGCAACTGCGCGCGTTGTTCAGGGGTGGTGTCCTGGCCGACCATGCTGGCGATCGGGTCGCCCACATAGCGGAACATGGAGAACGCGATCAGCGCCACCGTCAACATCACCAGCACCGACTGGATAAGCCGTTGCGCAATAAAGGAAAGCATTATCGGGTGCCCTCGTTTGCAGATAACGCCGGGCCGCGTTTCCGTTGACAGCCGGAACCGGGGCTGGGCCGGGCGCGCCCGGATGGCTTGCGCCATCCGGGGCTGAACTAGTCAGACAAATGTTGAACAGACGTGTTGGTCAGGCGGTTACGGCAACACCACGTCACGCAGGTCAAGCACGTCGTCGGCGCGCTGGATGACCTTGATGTTGTCCTTTACGCCCCAGGACATCGGCTGCTGGTGCAAGGGCAGATAGCCGTAGTCCTTGCGCACGATCTCGAAGGCTTCCTTGATCATGGCGTTGCGCTTGGTCTGATCGGTTTCGACGCCGATCTTGTTGGTCAGCTCGTCCACCTTCTTGTTGCAGTAGCCGCCCAGGTTGAACTGGCCGGCCGCCGTCTTCGCATCGCGGCACGCGGCCAGGTTCAGCAGCGCGTTGTGCGCGTCGGTGGAACTTGGTGTCCAACCCAGCATGTACATGCTGGTCTGGTTGCCCGCTTGCAGCAGGATCTTGCCGAAGTACTTGGACTTGGTCTGCGCCAGCAGATTGATCTTGATGCCCACGCGCGCCAACATGCCGGCCACTGCCTGGCAGACCTTTTCGTCGTTGACGTAGCGGTCGTTCGGGCAGTCCATGGTGACGGTGAAGCCCTTCGGATAGCCCGCTTCGGCCAACAGCTTCTTGGCGCGTTCGGGGTCGGGCTTGTACGGGGCGCCGTAGGAATCCGCGTAGCCGTTGATGGCGGTGGCCACCAGCGAACCCAGCGGTTTGGCCGCGCCGCGCATGATCTTGTCGTTGATGGCCTTGGTGTCCACGGCCAGCACAACGGCTTCGCGCACCTTGGCATCCTTGAACGGGTTCTTGCCCTTGACGTCCGAGAACAGCAGTTCGTCGCGGTCCTGGTCCATGCCGATGAAGATGGCGCGCGCTTCGGGCGCCGTCAGCGGCTTGACGCCCTTGGCGTCTTCCAGGCGCTTCCAGTCTTGCACGGGCACGGGCTGCACCAGGTCCATTTCGCCCGAGATCAGCGCGGCCACGCGGGTGGCTTCCTGGGTGATCGGCTGGAAGATGACTTCGTCGACATTGGTCTTGATGTCTTTGTTCCAGTAGCCGTCATAACGCTTGAGCACCGTCTTCACATCGGGCTGGCGCGACACCAGCATGAAGGGGCCGGTGCCATTGGCGTTCAGGTTGGCATAGTTGCCCTGGTTGTCGCCCTTGACGTTGGTGGCCTCGGTGGTCTTGTTCTTTTCCGCCCACGTCTTGCTCATGATGTACAGGAACACCCATTCGCGCGGCAGGATGGGGTTGGGCGTGGGGGTGGTGACCTCGACGGTGTAGTCGTCAACCTTCTTGATGTCGGAGGCCTTGGCGCCGTAGCCCTTCATGTCCGAGCCGGGCGTCAGGCTGCGCTTCCACGAGAAGATCACGTCGTCGGCGGTGAACGGCGAGCCGTCGTGAAACTTCACCCCTTTGCGCAGCTTGAAGACCCATTTGGTGGGCTCGGGGTTTTCCCAGCTTTCGGCCAGCAGCGGCGTCAGCTTCAAGTTGCCGTCATAGCCGGCCAGCGTTTCGTAGATGTTGCCTTGGAAGCCTAGCGTGAAGGTCTCGTTCAGCGCCATCGGGTCCATCGAGGTGGCGTCGCCCTGGTACGCCCAGTGAAAGGTCTTGGCGGTCGCGCCGGCGCTGAACGCCAACGACGCGGCAATGGCGGTCGCCAGCGCAGCTTGCTTCAAGTGAGGAAAAGTACGCATAGCCCTCATGCTCCGTGTGGTGCGCGGATTGCGCGACAGAAGTGACAGGGCCCCAGCCCCAACGGGTTCCGGGGCATGGCGTTGCTGCTTACGACGAAAGGCGGTGCGGGGTGGCGCGGCACGCGGGGTGTACCGCGCGCAGGCCGTGAAAGGCGATGCCGGGAATCACTGCAGAGGACTTCGACTTCACGATAGATCCAACCCCTTGTGATTGTCATGGCGGGGGCGAGCCCGCGCCGATGCAGATCGAATCTTATAGACGCATTCGTTTAAGCGTCAATCGGTTTGGATTGGGGTTAGTCCGCGCTTGCCGTCCGCCTGGAATGGTGCATTTTCGCGGCTAAAAAGGGGGCATTGCGCGCTGCGCAATGACGGGCTATTCGATGGCCGGGCCGGGCGATGCGGCAGAGGCGGCAAGCGTTCGAGCCAGCTCATGGACAGTGCGTTTGCGCCGGTCGCTGTCTTCGTAGTGTTTACCCAGTGCCGACCATTCCGGGCGGCTGCGCGCTTCTTTCAGGGCCTCCGGCAAGGGGCCTTTGCGCCAGGCGTCATCATCCGGAAGGGCTAGTTTCAATGGTTCTCGTGCGGCGTGTCCGCGACGCTCCAACGCATCGATCAACTGGCGCTGGCGCAGCGCCAGCAAGCGCAGTACGGCGTCGTCAACGCTGATCTCGCGCCAACCGCGCAGCTTGCCGGCCACGCGCTTGCCCAGCTTTTCAACGCCTTGCCACAAGCCGCCCGCCGCCGCGCCGATCAGCATGCCGGTGCCCAGGCTCAGGCCCGCGCTAAGCAGGTCGACGGCCGCGCCTGCCATGGCGCCGGCCGCGGCGCCCATGCCCACCTGCACGCCCATGTCCTTGAGCGCCTGCGGGTGGAACAGGTCCATGCCCCAACGTTCGCCTTGCAAAGGCAGTGCGTCGTCGGTGAAGTCGGCCGCGCGAAAGTTGTAGAGCGCCAGCAGCGCGTTCACGCAGGTTTGTTCGCGTTGGCGCACGTGGTCGCGCAACTGCGCCGAGGCGGCGGCTAACGCGGTGTCGTCGCTAAGGCTGGCCAGGCGCAGCGCCGCCACGTCGATCAGCAGATCGGCCAGCAGTTCGTAGGCGGCGGCGTGACGTTCGCGGCGTTGCGCGGACAGGCTGTCGGACAGGCGCGCCAGCGCACCGGCATGGCGGTCCAGCAGCACGCCCAGCTTGGCGTACAGCTGCTGCTCGCCGTCCAGCGGCGGGGCTACCGTGTCGAACTCCACCACCGCGTGCAGGCCCAGCCGCGCCATGGCGCCGCGCCATTCGTTGGCGCGATGCGCGGGGGCGTTCACAAAATTAAGCACGGGCAGCAGGGGCCGCCCGCAAGCCGCAAGGATGGAGAGTTCGTCGCGATGCTTGCCCAGCACGGGGTCGCGCGCGTCGATCACGTACAACGCCGCGTCGCACTCCAGCATCTTCGTCAGCACGCGCGCTTCCTGCTCGAAGCGGCCGTGCGCCTCGGGCGTATCCAGAAAGCGCCGGATGCGCGCCGGGCCGTCCAGCCGTTCGGCTGGTTGGTCCAGGCGTTCCAGGTATTCCAGCAGCGCGATGCTGTCTTCCATGCCGGGGGTGTCGAACCATTCCAGCACGGCGCGGCCGTCCAGCCGCAGCCGCGCGCCTTCTACGTGGCGGGTTGTGCCGGGACTGTCGGCCACTTCGCCAAAAGTCGTGTCGCGCGTCAGGGTGCGCAGCAGCGATGTCTTGCCGGTGTTGGTGTGGCCGACCAGCGCGATCTTGATGATGTCGTCAGCCATGGTCGGCCTGTAGCCACGTTAGCGGCGCGTTGGGCGTTTGCAGGATGGCGTCGGCAGGCAGGCCCAACGCCAGCAGGCGCTCGCGCCACAGCGCGGCGCGGGTGTTGTGATTGCTGCTGCTGCTGCTGCTGCTGCTGCTGCGGCTGGCGTCGCCGCGGCCGATCCCGCCGCCGTCGGTATCGTGTTTGCCATCACCGCCCTCTTGATCACCGCCTGCACGCGAAGCAATGAGCCAGACGGCCGTATGACCTGCGTGGGCGGACAGCTCGGCGATCAGCGACAAGGTGCCGCGATCCGGCGTTTGACGCGCATCGCAGGCAATCAGCAAACGCGAAGCGGCC
Coding sequences:
- a CDS encoding ABC transporter substrate-binding protein is translated as MRTFPHLKQAALATAIAASLAFSAGATAKTFHWAYQGDATSMDPMALNETFTLGFQGNIYETLAGYDGNLKLTPLLAESWENPEPTKWVFKLRKGVKFHDGSPFTADDVIFSWKRSLTPGSDMKGYGAKASDIKKVDDYTVEVTTPTPNPILPREWVFLYIMSKTWAEKNKTTEATNVKGDNQGNYANLNANGTGPFMLVSRQPDVKTVLKRYDGYWNKDIKTNVDEVIFQPITQEATRVAALISGEMDLVQPVPVQDWKRLEDAKGVKPLTAPEARAIFIGMDQDRDELLFSDVKGKNPFKDAKVREAVVLAVDTKAINDKIMRGAAKPLGSLVATAINGYADSYGAPYKPDPERAKKLLAEAGYPKGFTVTMDCPNDRYVNDEKVCQAVAGMLARVGIKINLLAQTKSKYFGKILLQAGNQTSMYMLGWTPSSTDAHNALLNLAACRDAKTAAGQFNLGGYCNKKVDELTNKIGVETDQTKRNAMIKEAFEIVRKDYGYLPLHQQPMSWGVKDNIKVIQRADDVLDLRDVVLP
- a CDS encoding ABC transporter permease, which encodes MLSFIAQRLIQSVLVMLTVALIAFSMFRYVGDPIASMVGQDTTPEQRAQLREQLGLDDPFVVQFARFVGNAAHGDFGISYRQRRPVSELLEERMPATLELSFVSAVMALALGIPMGIYTALRRHGVLSKAFMALSLAGISLPTFLIGILLILVFGVQLRWLPSFGRGDVVSLGWWTTGFLTKSGWLALIMPAITLALFQMTLIMRLVRAEMLEVLRADFIKFARARGLPERLINFRHALKNTMVPVITITGLQLGSIIAFAIITETVFQWPGMGLLFIQAISMVDIPVMAAYLVLIAFMFVVINLVVDLLYFAVDPRLRVQSK
- a CDS encoding ABC transporter permease, with amino-acid sequence MIARIAPLFARAADSDIWHSFKRSPGAIIAAIVTLAILLGALFAPIIAPHNPFDLASLSIMDANTPPAWEEGGSPDFLLGTDDQGRDILSAVLYGSRVSLLVGFASVLFSMVLGVTLGLISGYAGGRVDSFIMRIADVQLSFPAILVALLIDGVARGVLPRDMHDQLALYVLIFAIGISGWVQYARTVRGSTLVERNKEYVQAARLIGIGPITILRRHILPNVMGPVLVIATIHLAIAIITEATLSFLGVGVPPTAPSLGTLIRIGNSYLFSGMWWISIFPGIALVALVLSVNLLGDWLRDALNPKLR
- a CDS encoding ABC transporter ATP-binding protein; translated protein: MALLNIEDIRIEFPSRRGTLVAVDGVSLSLEKGEILGVVGESGAGKSTIGNAVIGLLEAPGRLAGGSVLLNGERIDTLTPAQKRKVRGRRIGMIFQDPLTSLDPLQTVESQLVETMQVHLNLTHAEARKRAVQLLVQVGIDQPELRVKQYPHQFSGGMRQRVVIALALCCEPEVIIADEPTTALDVSIQAQILELLKKLCREEQVGMIIITHDMGVIADVTDRVAVLYHGKLVEQGPTAKILGDPDHPYTRSLISAVPRPDIKLKRFPLVTYIEDVKTPSQPLDLATHWLGQRRDFGAQTDGPLVQVRDLSMRFVLKSALLKRNQRTLDAVKRVNFSIGEGEVFGLVGESGSGKSTVARLISGLYTPSEGSVTFGGTDLTALKGEKQLNPFRRQIQMIFQDPFSSLNPRMRVLDIIAEPIRFHKLAASEAEARRIVADLLDVVGLGDRAAERFPHEFSGGQRQRICIARALATRPRFLICDEPTSALDVSIQAQILNLLKDLQEELGLTMLFISHDLPVIRQMCDRVGVMRYGELLEVAETETLFQQPQHPYSQHLLGLMPRLQTMSREGLDVVEG
- a CDS encoding GTPase/DUF3482 domain-containing protein produces the protein MADDIIKIALVGHTNTGKTSLLRTLTRDTTFGEVADSPGTTRHVEGARLRLDGRAVLEWFDTPGMEDSIALLEYLERLDQPAERLDGPARIRRFLDTPEAHGRFEQEARVLTKMLECDAALYVIDARDPVLGKHRDELSILAACGRPLLPVLNFVNAPAHRANEWRGAMARLGLHAVVEFDTVAPPLDGEQQLYAKLGVLLDRHAGALARLSDSLSAQRRERHAAAYELLADLLIDVAALRLASLSDDTALAAASAQLRDHVRQREQTCVNALLALYNFRAADFTDDALPLQGERWGMDLFHPQALKDMGVQVGMGAAAGAMAGAAVDLLSAGLSLGTGMLIGAAAGGLWQGVEKLGKRVAGKLRGWREISVDDAVLRLLALRQRQLIDALERRGHAAREPLKLALPDDDAWRKGPLPEALKEARSRPEWSALGKHYEDSDRRKRTVHELARTLAASAASPGPAIE
- a CDS encoding amidohydrolase family protein — its product is MTATRQTLFIGGLVFDGEGKVLRDHGVLVEDKQVARVAPAGAFEGYAGLQVNTTGMTLMPSLADCHVHLVYTGGADPNALLSKQGPAQITLTALENAQASLRGGVTALRDCGGKDYLEFGVRDAIARGVFPGPTIKASGRIICMTGGHGNRIGRVADGVDDVVKAVREQVHAGCDLVKIMATGGVMTPGVSPMDAHYSFDELKAGVHEAKRFRKSTASHAQGTQGILNAVRAGIDSIEHGIFMDDDCLREMLEAETYLVPTIAAVRNIIANADNGIPAYAVEKARAVEQRHRESFQMYYKAGGRIAMGTDAGTPFNLHGENAMELAYMVEFGMTPVDALIAGTSRGHDLMGLTQHGVIAEGKVADLLLVQGDPTEDILKAADKRFHVAVLRNGEPAAGALPF